One part of the Bacteroidales bacterium genome encodes these proteins:
- a CDS encoding GNAT family N-acetyltransferase, which produces MEASAKVRGTGIAKRSPEYIERKMREGKAVIALDEQQHFAGFSYIESWSHELFVANSGLIVNPEYRKSGLARQIKKRIFELSRKKYPKAKIFSITTSLAVMKLNSEIGYKPVTFSELTDDNAFWKGCEACVNYDILQRNNRRMCLCTGMLYDPAKEEKFNFIKSFNVLERFRRLTTAKSNGKKS; this is translated from the coding sequence ATGGAAGCATCGGCAAAAGTTCGCGGTACTGGTATTGCCAAGCGTTCCCCGGAATATATCGAAAGGAAAATGCGTGAGGGAAAAGCTGTTATTGCTCTAGATGAACAACAGCATTTCGCGGGTTTTTCATATATCGAGTCGTGGAGCCATGAACTTTTTGTGGCTAATTCGGGGTTAATTGTTAATCCGGAATACCGGAAAAGCGGGCTGGCCAGGCAAATTAAGAAAAGAATTTTTGAACTTTCCCGTAAAAAATACCCTAAAGCTAAAATTTTCAGTATCACCACCAGTCTGGCCGTCATGAAATTAAATTCGGAAATAGGGTATAAACCTGTCACTTTTTCCGAATTAACCGACGATAATGCTTTCTGGAAAGGATGTGAAGCCTGTGTTAATTATGATATTTTACAACGTAATAACAGGCGTATGTGCCTTTGTACCGGCATGCTTTATGACCCGGCCAAAGAGGAAAAGTTCAATTTTATCAAAAGCTTCAACGTCCTGGAACGTTTCCGACGATTGACCACAGCAAAATCCAACGGAAAAAAATCATAG